The following are encoded in a window of Streptomyces sp. 11x1 genomic DNA:
- a CDS encoding urease subunit beta, translating into MIPGEILFASDPIVYNQGREVTRLTVLNAADRPVQVGSHYHFAEANPGLEFDRAAARGKRLNVAAGTAVRFEPGIPVDVELVPLTGARVVPGLRGETGGALDA; encoded by the coding sequence GTGATTCCCGGAGAGATCCTGTTCGCCTCGGACCCGATCGTCTACAACCAGGGCCGTGAGGTCACCCGGCTCACCGTCCTCAACGCCGCCGACCGGCCCGTCCAGGTCGGCTCCCACTACCACTTCGCCGAGGCCAACCCCGGCCTGGAGTTCGACCGCGCCGCCGCGCGCGGCAAGCGGCTGAACGTCGCCGCCGGCACCGCCGTGCGTTTCGAGCCCGGGATCCCCGTCGACGTCGAACTCGTACCGCTCACCGGCGCTCGTGTCGTGCCCGGTCTGCGCGGGGAGACCGGAGGTGCCCTCGATGCCTGA
- a CDS encoding urease accessory protein UreD — protein MTVVRGAAVQRDRGTTGVRATARIAARADGRGGTALPVLESDGPLALRRTRGSGDAARVMLVGAMSGPLGGDRFAVEAEIGEGARLDVGSAAATIALPGQARGEARYDVRIDVAAGGELRWLPEQLISAKGSDLAVSTRLELAVGARSVFREEQVLGRAGEEPGRLRSRLTLLFGGRPLLDQEVGSGPGAPGGWDGPAVLGGHRALGQLLVVRPEFVDKLPEPRVLGETAVLTPLAGPAVLVSALAPDALRLRRVLDQALAELDG, from the coding sequence ATGACGGTGGTCCGAGGGGCCGCCGTGCAGCGGGACAGGGGGACCACCGGAGTCAGGGCCACCGCGCGTATCGCGGCCCGCGCCGACGGGCGCGGCGGTACGGCCCTGCCCGTGCTGGAGAGCGACGGACCCCTGGCCCTGCGGCGCACCCGGGGGAGCGGTGACGCGGCGCGCGTCATGCTGGTCGGGGCGATGAGCGGGCCGCTCGGCGGGGACCGGTTCGCCGTCGAGGCGGAGATCGGCGAGGGGGCCCGGCTGGACGTCGGGTCGGCCGCCGCGACGATTGCGCTGCCCGGGCAGGCCAGGGGAGAGGCCCGCTACGACGTACGGATCGACGTGGCCGCCGGAGGCGAACTGCGGTGGCTGCCCGAGCAGTTGATCTCTGCCAAGGGGAGCGACCTGGCCGTGTCGACGCGGCTGGAACTCGCCGTCGGGGCGCGGTCGGTGTTCCGGGAGGAGCAGGTGCTCGGCCGGGCCGGTGAGGAGCCGGGACGGTTGCGGAGCCGGCTGACCCTGTTGTTCGGCGGGCGGCCGTTGCTCGACCAGGAGGTGGGAAGCGGGCCGGGGGCACCCGGCGGCTGGGACGGACCCGCGGTGCTCGGTGGACACCGGGCGCTGGGGCAACTCCTCGTCGTACGGCCGGAGTTCGTCGACAAGCTGCCCGAGCCGAGGGTGCTGGGGGAGACCGCCGTGCTCACTCCGCTCGCCGGCCCCGCCGTCCTCGTCAGCGCGCTCGCCCCCGATGCGCTGCGGCTGCGGCGTGTGCTCGACCAGGCTCTCGCCGAGCTGGACGGCTGA
- a CDS encoding type II toxin-antitoxin system Phd/YefM family antitoxin produces MAYEIPVTQARAELADLINRVVYGGERVVVTRHGKPLVALVSAADLEQLEALQEPTDEPVISAVSRVREVAPTAPEQQRFGIAAEHRGPGAS; encoded by the coding sequence ATGGCCTACGAGATTCCGGTGACGCAAGCCAGGGCTGAGCTCGCCGATCTGATCAACCGCGTGGTCTACGGCGGCGAGCGCGTCGTCGTGACGCGGCACGGCAAGCCCCTCGTCGCCCTGGTCTCCGCGGCGGACCTGGAGCAGCTCGAAGCCCTCCAGGAGCCCACCGACGAGCCGGTGATCAGTGCCGTCTCCCGAGTACGCGAGGTAGCGCCGACGGCGCCGGAACAACAGCGCTTCGGCATCGCGGCCGAGCACCGGGGGCCGGGGGCTTCGTAG
- the ureG gene encoding urease accessory protein UreG has protein sequence MHLDHTHSHDGPSALAADARRPDGTRRALRVGLGGPVGSGKTATVAALCRALRDELSLAVVTNDIYTREDAEFLLREAVLPPERITAVETGACPHTAIRDDISANLEAVEDLEDEVGPLDLILVESGGDNLTATFSKGLVDAQIFVIDVAGGDDIPRKGGPGVTTADLLVVNKTDLAPYVGSDLARMAADAKAQRAHLPVVFQSLRGGTGVADVAAWVREKLAAWTA, from the coding sequence ATGCATCTCGACCACACCCACTCCCACGACGGCCCCTCCGCCCTCGCCGCGGACGCGCGGCGGCCCGACGGGACTCGGCGGGCCCTGCGCGTGGGGCTCGGTGGGCCCGTCGGGTCCGGTAAGACGGCGACCGTCGCCGCGCTGTGCCGGGCGTTGCGGGACGAGTTGTCCCTCGCGGTCGTGACCAACGACATCTACACCCGGGAGGACGCCGAGTTCCTGCTGCGGGAGGCCGTACTGCCGCCCGAGCGGATCACGGCCGTGGAGACGGGGGCGTGCCCGCACACGGCCATCCGGGACGACATCTCCGCGAACCTGGAGGCCGTGGAGGATCTGGAGGACGAGGTCGGACCGCTCGACCTGATCCTCGTCGAGTCCGGCGGCGACAACCTGACCGCCACCTTCTCCAAGGGCCTCGTCGACGCGCAGATCTTCGTCATCGACGTGGCCGGCGGCGACGACATCCCCCGGAAGGGCGGGCCCGGTGTCACCACCGCCGACCTGCTCGTCGTCAACAAGACGGACCTCGCGCCTTATGTCGGGTCCGACCTCGCCCGGATGGCCGCGGACGCGAAGGCGCAGCGTGCGCACCTGCCCGTGGTGTTCCAGTCGTTGCGCGGCGGGACCGGGGTCGCGGACGTCGCCGCCTGGGTCCGGGAGAAGCTCGCGGCGTGGACGGCATGA
- a CDS encoding TetR/AcrR family transcriptional regulator, whose translation MPRVSQERLDARRRQILDAAARCFARNGFHATSMQDVLKEADLSAGAVYRYFSGKEELIAAIAGTVLAEVRAAFEEATTQSPPPPPDVLIGTVLRRVLHRQPMLGEAGESLYPRLMVQVWAETLRNPELHAILQEGFAEVRKPWVKIVEAYQDAGMMRADIPAISVARTMVALAQGFLAQYALFGEAPVQVVELGLRALTSMGDPKTGTERAGR comes from the coding sequence ATGCCTCGCGTATCCCAGGAGCGCCTCGACGCCCGCCGCCGCCAGATCCTCGACGCCGCCGCCCGCTGCTTCGCACGCAACGGCTTCCACGCCACGTCCATGCAGGACGTGCTGAAGGAGGCGGACCTCTCCGCCGGGGCGGTCTACCGGTACTTCAGCGGCAAGGAGGAGCTGATCGCCGCGATCGCGGGCACCGTCCTCGCCGAGGTGCGCGCAGCGTTCGAGGAGGCCACCACGCAGAGCCCTCCTCCGCCGCCGGACGTGCTGATCGGCACGGTCCTGCGCCGGGTCCTGCACCGGCAGCCGATGCTGGGGGAGGCGGGGGAGTCCCTCTATCCGAGGCTCATGGTCCAGGTCTGGGCCGAGACGCTGCGCAACCCCGAGCTGCACGCCATCCTTCAGGAGGGGTTCGCAGAGGTCCGCAAGCCGTGGGTCAAGATCGTCGAGGCGTACCAGGACGCCGGCATGATGCGGGCCGACATCCCCGCGATCAGCGTCGCGCGGACGATGGTGGCGCTCGCCCAGGGGTTCCTCGCCCAGTACGCGCTCTTCGGGGAAGCGCCGGTCCAGGTGGTCGAGCTGGGTCTGCGGGCGCTGACGAGCATGGGCGACCCGAAGACCGGGACTGAGCGGGCGGGGCGTTAA
- a CDS encoding alpha/beta hydrolase — protein sequence MRPTRRAGAFGSAGLLVTATLIASAVTAPAAGAADGASARDREAKGVAVAAAKAAKQGIAWQDCPEGWGLEKPIQCGWVTVPLDYAKPNGKQIELAVDRINSTGTKEERQGALVYNPGGPGGSGLRFPRRVTTKNPLWVNTAKAYDFVGFDPRGVGKSAPISCADPQEFVKAPKMDPVPDSEADKRGQRRLAAKYAVGCKERSGAMLPHMTTPNTARDLDVIRAALGEKKLNFLGVSYGTYIGAVYGTLFPTHVRRMVVDSVVNPSREKIWYQANLDQDVAFEGRWKDWTKWVAANDATYHLGDTQAKVQANWLKLRATAKKNPLGGLVGPAELISFFQSAPYYDSAWAPTAQVWSKYTAGDTQALVDAAAPDLTDTAGNAASENGNAVYTAVECTDAKWPTSWKKWDRDNTRLHKNHPFMTWANAWMNLPCATWQSKQYTPVDVKTRKGLPPVLIVQSERDAATPYEGAVELHKRFKGSRLITEQKAGSHGVTGLVNPCVNERVDTYLLTGKVGKADVKCAPHATPTP from the coding sequence ATGAGGCCGACGAGGAGGGCGGGAGCGTTCGGCTCCGCCGGACTGCTCGTCACGGCGACCCTGATAGCCAGTGCCGTCACCGCGCCCGCGGCCGGTGCCGCGGACGGTGCGAGTGCGCGGGACCGTGAGGCCAAGGGAGTCGCCGTAGCCGCCGCGAAGGCGGCGAAGCAGGGCATCGCCTGGCAGGACTGCCCCGAGGGCTGGGGTCTGGAGAAGCCCATCCAGTGCGGCTGGGTCACCGTGCCGCTGGACTACGCCAAGCCGAACGGCAAGCAGATCGAGCTCGCCGTCGACCGGATCAACAGCACCGGTACGAAGGAGGAGCGCCAGGGCGCGCTCGTCTACAACCCCGGCGGTCCGGGCGGCTCCGGCCTGCGCTTCCCGCGCCGGGTCACCACCAAGAACCCGCTGTGGGTCAACACGGCCAAGGCCTACGACTTCGTGGGCTTCGACCCGCGTGGTGTCGGCAAGTCGGCGCCCATCTCCTGTGCCGACCCGCAGGAGTTCGTGAAGGCGCCCAAGATGGACCCGGTCCCGGACTCCGAGGCCGACAAGCGGGGGCAGCGCAGGCTCGCGGCGAAGTACGCGGTCGGCTGCAAGGAGCGCAGCGGCGCGATGCTGCCGCACATGACCACCCCGAACACCGCGCGTGACCTGGACGTCATCCGAGCCGCCCTCGGGGAGAAGAAGCTCAACTTCCTCGGCGTCTCGTACGGCACGTACATCGGCGCCGTCTACGGCACCCTCTTCCCGACCCACGTGCGCCGCATGGTCGTCGACAGCGTGGTGAACCCCTCCCGCGAGAAGATCTGGTACCAGGCCAACCTGGACCAGGACGTCGCCTTCGAGGGCCGCTGGAAGGACTGGACGAAGTGGGTCGCGGCGAACGACGCCACCTACCACCTCGGTGACACCCAGGCGAAGGTGCAGGCGAACTGGCTGAAGCTGCGCGCCACCGCGAAGAAGAACCCGCTCGGCGGGCTGGTCGGCCCGGCCGAGCTGATCTCCTTCTTCCAGAGCGCCCCGTACTACGACTCCGCGTGGGCGCCCACCGCCCAGGTGTGGAGCAAGTACACCGCCGGTGACACCCAGGCGCTGGTCGACGCGGCCGCCCCGGACCTCACCGACACCGCGGGCAACGCCGCCTCCGAGAACGGCAACGCCGTCTACACGGCGGTCGAGTGCACCGACGCCAAGTGGCCCACGAGCTGGAAGAAGTGGGACCGCGACAACACCCGGCTGCACAAGAACCACCCGTTCATGACCTGGGCCAACGCCTGGATGAACCTGCCGTGCGCCACCTGGCAGTCCAAGCAGTACACCCCGGTGGACGTCAAGACCAGGAAGGGCCTGCCGCCCGTCCTGATCGTCCAGTCCGAGCGGGACGCGGCCACGCCGTACGAGGGCGCCGTCGAGCTGCACAAGCGGTTCAAGGGCTCCCGGCTGATCACGGAGCAGAAGGCCGGCTCCCACGGAGTCACCGGTCTGGTCAACCCGTGCGTCAACGAGCGCGTGGACACCTACCTGCTCACCGGCAAGGTGGGCAAGGCCGACGTGAAGTGCGCCCCGCACGCCACGCCGACCCCGTAG
- a CDS encoding urease subunit alpha, giving the protein MPEISRAAYADLFGPTTGDRIRLADTDLLVEIEEDRSGGPGLAGDEAVFGGGKVIRESMGQARATRAEGTPDTVITGAVIIDHWGIVKADIGIRDGRITGIGKAGNPDTMDGIHPDLVIGPETEIIAGNGRIVTAGAIDAHVHFICPQIADEALSSGVTTLVGGGTGPAEGSKATTVTPGPWHLARMLEAMEQYPLNIGFLGKGNTVSHEAMLSQIRGGALGLKLHEDWGSTPAVIDASLTVAERTGIQVAIHTDTLNEAGFVGDTLAAIAGRGIHAYHTEGAGGGHAPDIMTVVSEPHVLPSSTNPTRPYTVNTAEEHLDMLMVCHHLNAAVPEDLAFAESRIRPSTIGAEDILHDLGAISIISSDAQAMGRVGEVILRTWQTAHVMKRRRGALPGDGRADNRRVRRYVAKYTINPALAQGLSKEIGSVESGKLADLVLWEPAFFGVKPQLVMKGGQIAYAQMGDANASIPTPQPILPRPMYGAIGRAPASNSFNFVAPLAIEDGLPERLSLGKRFVAIESTRGVTKADMRENDARPEVRVDPDSFAVHIDGELVEATPAAELPMAQRYFLF; this is encoded by the coding sequence ATGCCTGAGATCTCGCGTGCCGCGTACGCGGACCTGTTCGGCCCCACCACCGGTGACCGCATCCGGCTCGCCGACACCGATCTGCTCGTCGAGATCGAGGAGGACCGCTCCGGCGGACCCGGACTCGCCGGCGACGAGGCCGTGTTCGGTGGCGGCAAGGTCATCCGCGAATCCATGGGCCAGGCGCGTGCTACGCGCGCAGAAGGCACCCCGGACACCGTCATCACCGGCGCGGTGATCATCGACCACTGGGGCATCGTCAAGGCCGACATCGGCATCCGGGACGGCCGGATCACCGGCATCGGCAAGGCGGGCAACCCCGACACCATGGACGGGATCCACCCCGACCTGGTCATCGGCCCCGAGACGGAGATCATCGCGGGCAACGGGCGGATCGTCACCGCCGGGGCCATCGACGCCCACGTCCACTTCATCTGCCCGCAGATCGCCGACGAGGCCCTGTCGTCCGGTGTCACGACCCTGGTCGGTGGAGGCACGGGACCGGCGGAGGGCTCGAAGGCCACGACCGTCACACCCGGCCCGTGGCACCTCGCCCGGATGCTGGAGGCGATGGAGCAGTACCCGCTCAACATCGGGTTCCTCGGCAAGGGCAACACGGTCTCGCACGAGGCGATGCTGTCCCAGATCCGCGGGGGCGCCCTCGGCCTCAAGCTGCACGAGGACTGGGGTTCGACCCCGGCCGTCATCGACGCCTCGCTGACCGTCGCCGAACGGACCGGCATCCAGGTCGCCATCCACACGGACACCCTCAACGAGGCCGGTTTCGTAGGGGACACGCTCGCGGCGATCGCCGGGCGCGGGATCCACGCCTACCACACCGAGGGCGCGGGCGGCGGGCACGCGCCCGACATCATGACCGTCGTCTCCGAGCCGCACGTCCTGCCCAGCTCCACCAACCCGACCCGCCCCTACACCGTCAACACCGCCGAGGAACACCTCGACATGCTGATGGTCTGCCACCACCTGAACGCGGCCGTTCCCGAGGACCTCGCGTTCGCCGAGTCCCGGATCCGGCCGTCGACCATCGGGGCCGAGGACATCCTGCACGACCTGGGCGCGATCTCGATCATCTCCTCCGACGCGCAGGCCATGGGCCGGGTGGGCGAAGTCATTCTGCGGACCTGGCAGACCGCGCACGTGATGAAGCGACGGCGCGGCGCGCTCCCCGGCGACGGGCGTGCGGACAACCGACGGGTACGTCGCTATGTCGCCAAGTACACGATCAACCCGGCGCTCGCGCAGGGTCTTTCCAAGGAGATCGGGTCCGTCGAGAGCGGCAAGCTCGCCGACCTCGTGCTGTGGGAGCCCGCGTTCTTCGGCGTGAAGCCGCAGCTCGTGATGAAGGGCGGGCAGATCGCCTACGCGCAGATGGGCGACGCAAACGCCTCCATCCCCACGCCGCAGCCGATCCTCCCGCGTCCCATGTACGGGGCCATCGGGCGGGCGCCCGCCTCCAACTCGTTCAACTTCGTGGCACCGCTCGCCATCGAGGACGGGCTGCCGGAGCGGCTGTCGCTGGGCAAGCGGTTCGTCGCCATCGAGTCGACCCGCGGGGTCACCAAGGCGGACATGCGGGAGAACGACGCGCGGCCCGAGGTGCGCGTCGACCCCGACAGCTTCGCCGTGCACATCGACGGGGAACTGGTCGAGGCGACACCGGCCGCCGAACTGCCCATGGCCCAGCGTTACTTCCTCTTCTGA
- a CDS encoding urease accessory UreF family protein: protein MSRATLLVLADGRFPAGGHAHSGGAEAAVKAGLITGAEGLEAFCRGRLHTAGLVAASLAAAAALGVDPVELDVAADARTPSLALRVASRKLGRQLMRAARATWPSGELDAVARAFPKGAHQPVVLGVAARVAGLGADDAAYCAAYESVSGAASATVRLLSLDPFEATGVLARLAPEMDGVVGAAVEAARGVRAGGVGGLPVASGPLSEIGAEVHAAWPVRLFAS, encoded by the coding sequence ATGTCTAGGGCGACTCTTCTCGTCCTGGCCGACGGCCGCTTCCCCGCCGGGGGGCACGCGCACTCCGGCGGGGCCGAGGCGGCCGTCAAGGCCGGGCTGATCACCGGGGCGGAGGGGCTGGAGGCGTTCTGCCGGGGTCGACTGCACACCGCCGGGCTGGTGGCTGCGTCCCTCGCGGCCGCCGCCGCGCTGGGTGTCGACCCGGTCGAGCTGGACGTTGCCGCCGACGCCCGTACGCCGTCGCTCGCGCTGCGGGTCGCCTCGCGGAAGCTGGGGCGGCAGTTGATGCGGGCGGCGCGGGCGACGTGGCCCTCCGGGGAGCTGGACGCGGTGGCGCGGGCGTTCCCCAAGGGGGCGCACCAGCCGGTCGTGCTGGGGGTCGCCGCCCGTGTCGCCGGGCTGGGGGCGGACGATGCCGCGTACTGCGCCGCGTACGAGAGTGTGAGTGGGGCGGCCAGTGCGACGGTGCGGTTGCTGAGTCTTGATCCGTTCGAGGCGACGGGGGTGTTGGCGCGGCTGGCTCCCGAGATGGACGGGGTGGTGGGGGCGGCGGTCGAGGCGGCGCGGGGGGTGAGGGCCGGTGGGGTGGGGGGTCTGCCGGTGGCTTCCGGGCCGTTGTCGGAGATCGGTGCGGAGGTGCATGCGGCTTGGCCTGTGCGGTTGTTCGCGTCCTGA
- a CDS encoding ABC transporter permease: MSAPSAASTAAQATGTGTTPAAATPSASAATPGHSAPPGRRMVAIIVLVPLVAALALWAFAWPNARTAPRDLPLGVAGPASAVTQVEQQLEQRDGAFEIHRYADEAAAREAIEDRDVYGAVVVSPAGPKLLTASAASPMVAQLLQQAVTEQAAQEGARVTTTDVVAGPASDPRGAAFGSSVLPLALAGTASGAMITLLGLRRGRAAAALIGAAALVGAAAATLADSWLGVLGGHWWAEAGVLGLATLAVGATVAGLAALLGRAGLGLGALLIVFLGNPFAGASSAPQMLPEPAGALGQLLPPGAGASLLRSVSFFDGAGALTPTLVLTAWAALGLTAILLAGLRERSTRPAERTAPKPTPAH, encoded by the coding sequence ATGTCCGCCCCGTCCGCTGCATCCACCGCGGCCCAGGCCACGGGCACAGGCACCACCCCCGCCGCAGCCACCCCCTCCGCCAGCGCGGCGACCCCGGGTCACTCGGCACCTCCCGGCCGTCGCATGGTCGCGATCATCGTCCTGGTCCCGCTCGTCGCGGCACTCGCGCTCTGGGCCTTCGCCTGGCCCAACGCCCGCACCGCGCCGCGCGACCTGCCGCTCGGCGTGGCCGGACCGGCGTCCGCCGTCACCCAGGTCGAGCAGCAGCTCGAGCAGCGGGACGGCGCGTTCGAGATCCACCGCTACGCCGACGAGGCGGCCGCCCGGGAGGCGATCGAGGACCGGGATGTATACGGCGCGGTGGTCGTCTCCCCGGCCGGGCCCAAGCTGCTCACCGCCTCGGCCGCGAGCCCGATGGTCGCCCAGTTGCTGCAGCAGGCCGTGACGGAGCAGGCCGCGCAGGAAGGCGCCCGGGTGACGACCACCGACGTGGTGGCCGGCCCGGCGAGCGACCCGCGGGGCGCGGCCTTCGGTTCGAGCGTGCTGCCCCTGGCCCTGGCCGGGACGGCGTCCGGCGCCATGATCACCCTGCTCGGGCTGCGCCGGGGTCGTGCGGCGGCCGCGTTGATCGGGGCCGCCGCGCTGGTGGGGGCCGCGGCCGCCACCCTCGCCGACAGCTGGCTCGGTGTGCTCGGCGGTCACTGGTGGGCCGAGGCCGGCGTGCTGGGCCTGGCGACCCTGGCCGTCGGCGCCACCGTGGCCGGACTCGCCGCGCTGCTGGGCAGGGCGGGCCTCGGTCTGGGCGCCCTGCTGATCGTGTTCCTCGGCAACCCGTTCGCGGGCGCCTCCTCCGCACCCCAGATGCTCCCGGAGCCTGCGGGCGCCCTCGGTCAGCTCCTCCCGCCCGGCGCCGGGGCGTCGCTCCTCAGGTCGGTGTCCTTCTTCGACGGCGCCGGTGCCCTGACCCCGACCTTGGTGCTGACCGCGTGGGCCGCCCTCGGTCTGACGGCGATCCTCCTGGCCGGCCTGCGCGAGCGCAGCACCCGCCCCGCCGAGCGGACCGCCCCGAAGCCGACCCCGGCCCACTGA
- a CDS encoding NAD(P)H-binding protein, with product MVVGATGQIGRVAVGALARDGWEVTAVSRGGGRDDDWPDEVRTLSADRGDDTALAAAIGDGCDALVDVVAYGPEHARQLLALADRVGSAVVVSSVSVYEDDEGRNFDTQEEPGGFPAYPLPLPESQRTVRPADTSYSTRKAGLERELLAGGDRLPTTLLRAGAVHGPHCRTPRELYFVKRNLDGRPRRVLAYGGASRFHPASVHNIAELIRLAAARPGSRALNAVDPDAPTVVEIAAAIDAVMGVRTENVLVDGPAPSPRVGDTPWSVPVPVVCDMSAAERELDYRPVVRYAESLPRTVAWIEDRLAGGRDWREAYPKMAEAYGDLFDYAAEDAWLAGRQA from the coding sequence GTGGTGGTCGGAGCGACGGGACAGATCGGCCGGGTGGCCGTGGGCGCACTGGCTCGCGACGGGTGGGAGGTGACGGCCGTCTCACGGGGCGGCGGCCGGGACGACGACTGGCCGGATGAGGTGCGGACCCTCTCCGCCGACCGGGGCGACGACACGGCGCTGGCGGCCGCGATCGGTGACGGCTGCGACGCACTGGTGGACGTGGTCGCCTACGGCCCCGAACACGCCCGGCAGTTGCTGGCGCTGGCCGACCGGGTGGGCTCGGCGGTCGTCGTCTCCAGCGTCTCGGTGTACGAGGACGACGAGGGCCGCAACTTCGACACCCAGGAGGAGCCCGGCGGCTTTCCCGCCTACCCGCTGCCCCTGCCCGAGAGCCAGCGCACGGTCCGGCCGGCCGACACCTCGTACAGCACCCGCAAGGCGGGCCTGGAGCGTGAACTCCTCGCCGGGGGCGACCGGTTGCCCACGACCCTGCTGCGCGCGGGCGCCGTCCACGGACCGCACTGCCGTACCCCGCGCGAGCTGTACTTCGTCAAGCGCAACCTGGACGGCAGGCCGCGCCGGGTCCTCGCGTACGGCGGTGCGAGCCGCTTCCATCCGGCGAGCGTCCACAACATCGCCGAGCTGATCCGGCTGGCGGCCGCCCGGCCCGGTTCGCGGGCGCTGAACGCCGTCGACCCCGACGCGCCCACCGTGGTGGAGATCGCCGCCGCCATCGATGCGGTGATGGGCGTACGGACGGAGAACGTGCTGGTGGACGGCCCCGCCCCGTCACCCAGGGTGGGCGACACCCCGTGGTCCGTGCCGGTGCCCGTGGTGTGCGACATGTCGGCGGCGGAGCGGGAGTTGGACTACCGCCCGGTGGTCCGGTACGCGGAGTCGCTGCCGCGGACGGTCGCGTGGATCGAGGACCGGCTGGCGGGCGGACGGGACTGGCGCGAGGCGTACCCCAAAATGGCCGAGGCGTACGGGGACCTCTTCGACTACGCGGCGGAGGACGCCTGGCTGGCGGGGCGACAGGCGTGA
- a CDS encoding urease subunit gamma, with amino-acid sequence MQLSPHEQERLLIHVAADVAEKRRARGLKLNHPEAVALITAHLLEGARDGRTVAELMASGRQLLTRDDVMEGIPEMIHDVQVEATFPDGTKLVTVHDPIV; translated from the coding sequence GTGCAACTGAGCCCGCACGAGCAGGAGAGGCTGCTGATCCATGTGGCGGCCGACGTGGCGGAGAAGCGCCGGGCCCGTGGCCTGAAGCTGAACCACCCCGAGGCCGTCGCGCTCATCACCGCGCACCTCCTGGAAGGCGCGCGGGACGGCCGTACGGTGGCCGAACTCATGGCGTCCGGGCGGCAGTTGCTCACCCGGGACGACGTCATGGAGGGCATCCCCGAGATGATCCACGACGTCCAGGTCGAGGCGACCTTCCCGGACGGCACCAAGCTCGTCACCGTCCACGACCCGATCGTCTGA
- a CDS encoding ATP-dependent Clp protease proteolytic subunit: MPANRVPANRPSARHVLPEFTERTSAGHRTMDPYAKLLEERIVFLGTQIDDTSANDVMAQFMHLEHQSPDRDISLYINSPGGSFSAMTALYDTIRFVTCDVETVCLGQAGSAAAVLLAAGTPGKRFVLPGARVLIHQPAVADRIEGQASDLAIQAEELTRNRRKLEKMLVRHTGRSPERISADIERDTFLDAEAAVEYGLADRVIPSHRASRALRGAR; the protein is encoded by the coding sequence ATGCCAGCGAACCGCGTGCCCGCGAACCGGCCGTCGGCCCGTCATGTGCTGCCCGAGTTCACCGAGCGCACCAGTGCGGGTCACCGAACGATGGATCCGTACGCCAAGTTGTTGGAAGAACGGATCGTGTTCCTCGGGACGCAGATCGACGACACCTCGGCGAACGACGTGATGGCGCAGTTCATGCACCTCGAACACCAGTCGCCGGACCGCGACATCTCGCTGTACATCAACTCGCCCGGCGGCTCGTTCAGCGCGATGACGGCGCTCTACGACACCATCCGCTTCGTCACCTGCGACGTGGAGACCGTCTGTCTGGGGCAGGCGGGTTCGGCCGCCGCGGTGCTGCTCGCGGCGGGCACGCCGGGCAAGCGGTTCGTGCTGCCCGGCGCGCGCGTGCTGATCCACCAGCCGGCGGTGGCCGACCGGATCGAGGGGCAGGCCAGTGATCTGGCGATCCAGGCCGAGGAGTTGACGCGCAACCGCCGGAAGCTGGAGAAGATGCTCGTCCGGCACACGGGCCGGAGCCCGGAGCGGATCAGCGCCGACATCGAGCGGGACACCTTCCTCGACGCGGAGGCGGCGGTGGAGTACGGCCTGGCCGATCGGGTAATCCCGAGCCACAGGGCCTCGCGTGCGCTCCGCGGCGCGAGGTGA
- a CDS encoding C40 family peptidase yields MTALNRVPSLLTRAGTASALTIAAVSGSIVVPGAASGAEAATVASKALKVAASKKGSPYKYGATGPSRFDCSGLTLYSFKKAGKKLPRTAQQQYNKTKHISASSRKLGDLVFFHSGSNVYHVGIYAGKGKIWHSPKTGDVVRLQKLWTKNVWYGRVR; encoded by the coding sequence ATGACTGCGCTGAATCGTGTCCCGTCGCTGTTGACCCGGGCCGGCACGGCCTCGGCTCTGACCATCGCCGCTGTCAGCGGCAGCATCGTGGTCCCGGGCGCCGCATCCGGCGCCGAGGCCGCCACGGTGGCGTCGAAGGCACTGAAGGTCGCGGCTTCCAAGAAGGGCTCCCCTTACAAGTACGGCGCCACGGGCCCGAGCAGGTTCGACTGCTCAGGGCTGACGCTCTACTCGTTCAAGAAGGCGGGCAAGAAGCTGCCCCGCACTGCTCAGCAGCAGTACAACAAGACGAAGCACATCTCCGCGAGCAGCCGCAAGCTCGGAGACCTCGTCTTCTTCCACTCGGGCTCGAACGTCTACCACGTCGGTATCTACGCGGGGAAGGGAAAGATCTGGCACTCGCCGAAGACGGGTGACGTCGTCCGGCTGCAGAAGCTGTGGACGAAGAACGTCTGGTACGGCCGGGTCCGCTGA